The genomic window GACCCGCCGCAGAAGGCCGGACATTACCTCGTCGTAGCCCACGAGAGCGCGCTCCTTTGGCACCTTCCCTTTATCGAATGGCGCCGCAAAGCTGGCTACCGGATGGACATCCGGCTCGTAACGACCCAGATGGCCGGTTCGCCGGAGCGTATTCGCGACTCTATCCGCGTTGACTTCAACCGCGCGCTCCCCGACCCCTTCGATCAGGTTCTCATTATCGGCGACCGGACGACCTACGACAACCGCACCGCCGGCCCGCAACACGTCATCACGCCCTTTACCGGCGCTTCGATCTGGGGCGCCGGAGGCCCGCACGCCGACTACGATTTCGGCCTCATGGACAACGACCGTTACGCCGACGTTTCGGTCAGCCGTTTCCCTTCCGGCAGCCAGCAAATCGCCAACCTTGTCGTAGGCCGGACGCTCGCCTACGAAGCCAACCCGGTGGTCAATAACCCGGCCTGGCTGCGGCGCGGGATGGTCTATTCGCAGCACTGGGGCAATAGCGCCACCTCAGCCTGGCACATTACCATACACACCAACGTCAGGTGGGGCGAAGAACTCCTGAAACGGCTCAACTTCAACGACATCACCTTCTACGAACTCTACGACTGGGATCAGATGGGTCAGCAGATTGGCCCGGTGATGCGCGACAAGTTGAACCAGGGGCTGAACCTCCTGATCGGACGCGCCGAGAACTACTTCTGGCGCGACAATTTCAACGGCGTGAACAACAACACCGTCTTCCCGATCAAGATCAACCTCTCCGGACACGGCGAATGGTCGGCCTATAATATGTTCCGCACCGGTGACGGCAACAACCTGAAAGGCCCCGTCGCCCAGACTTTTGGCTGGGGCGGCCCGCCGACCGCGCCCAATTCCTACGCCTGGATGGAAATGGTCAATGCGACCGTCCTGAAGGATATGACCCTCGGTTGGGGACGGATGCTGGCAGTCACAAAGGTGGAACGTTATTTTCAGAATATCAATTACTTAGGTCGTCAACTATACGACCATCAGAAGACCGATATCGACATCTTCGGCGATCCCGGCATCCGCCCCTGGCTCGGGGTCCCAATGCAGGTAAACGTCACCCACACCACCACCATCAATCCCGATACCCGGCAGGTCGTCGTCACCGTCCGCAACGCCCAGGGCGGAGCCGCAGTGGAAGGCGCCCAGGTTACGCTCTATGCCCCCGGCAGCCTGCCTCAGAACAATCCGGCGGACTACGCCAACTACCGCAACATGGTGATGAAGACGATGCCGTCCGATGCGGAAGGCGTCGTCCGGTTCATCTTCGGCGAAGGTCACCGGTTCACCGTCAATACTCCGGTCTATCTGACCGTTACCGGGCGCAACATCAAGCCGGCATTTGACCAGATTAACGTCACCATTCCGGCGGTAACGATAGACCTTGCCGGATACGCAATCGAGAACGTCGAGGGCAATGGCGATGAGTTTCCCAATCCGGGCGAAACGCTTGATCTCTTGATCACGGCTCGCAACAACGGCAATCGCGATGCGGTCAACGACCTGATTGCCACCGTCGCGACGACGTCACCTTATGTCGAAATCGAGGCGGGCGATCCACTCACGTTTGGCAACCTCGCCGCCGGCCGGACAGCAGAAGCCAACCGCCCAATTCGCCTTGCCATCGACCCAGACTGCCCCGATGCAACCAGCCGCCGACCGACGGTGCCGAAACTCATCGTCAACTTCCGCAGCGGCCAGACCACTTGGGAGTCAGCGATCGAACTTGCCGTCCGCGCCCCCAACTTCAACTTGCGTCAGGTGGTGAACGGGATCGAAGTCGGCTACAATGCGACACAACTTACGCTTGAACTGCAGAACGACGGACTGCAAGCCTCCAGCCCGATGAACGCCGAACTCTTCGCCCGCGGGCTGGGCGTTACGGTGATCAACAACCGGTCGGCTTGGCCGGCGGTAGGAGCCGGTCAGTTTCGACGTCAGACCGGCAACGCCTTCTCGGTGATCGGCAATCGCCTTGCTGTTCCGGGGTCGCTCACCCCGATGCTGCTCGTGCTTCGTTCCGACAACGGTTTCGTCGATTCAGTGCTATTCAATCTTCAGACTTCGCGGCCCCGCGCTAATGCTCCGCAAGGTCCGGATGAATACGGTTATATCTGTTTCGACGACACCGACACCGACTGGGACATCGCGCCGCGCTACAGTTGGATCGAGATCAGCATGCGCGAGCAGAATCGGAACTTCAACGGCACCTCCCTCAACTTTAACGGCCAGGTGCAGTACGATATCGGCGAATCTCGAGTCGTCCGGCTGCCGTTTCAGACCCAGTTCTATGGCCGGGTCTATGACACCATAACCGTCGGGTCGAACGGCTTCATCGCGATGGGGAATCAGCCGCGCATCACCAACTTCCAGAACTGGCCAATGGATCAGGCCATAGGCGGCGGGATGGGGATGATCGCGCCGCTGTGGGACGACTTCCGACTGGACAACAACTCCGCCGTCTATACCTATTTCGACGAACAGAACCATCGCTTCATCGTCGAGTGGTATAAGATGAAACTCTCGACGTTGGGCAATCCGGTTCTGACATTTCAAGTGATCCTGCTCGACCGGCGGGTTTGGGTTACCGAGACCGGCGATCCGAACATCATTTTCCAGTACAAGGAATTCACCGCCGACCGCAATATCCGGGACGGCGATCAGGAGTGGGTGACTAACATTCCCTACGCGTCGGTCGGCATATCGAGCCCGGACGGGCGAACCGGGATCAATTACGTCTATAACAACGCCTACCCGGTAACTTCTGCACAACTGGCAGTGCGGCGGGCGCTTCTCTTTTCAACCGCCCCTCGATTCCGGGCCGGAACCCTCTACGGGCGGGTGCTCGATGCTGCTACCGGAAGACCGGTACAAGATGTCGAGGTGTTCACGCAGCACGGCTTCTATACCCGCACTGACGCCAATGGCCGATACCGCATCGCGGATGCGCTTGCCGAAGTATCGTTCAACCTGACGGCCCGCATCGCAGGTTACAACGACTCTACCCGTGTCAATCTGGTGCTCGAGGAGAACGACAGCCTCGAAACCAACTTTGGGATGCTGCATCCCGAGTTTGAACTGAACGTGCAGCGCCTCGAGACGGTACTTCAAGCCGGGACGTCGCGGGAGATGCCCTTTACCTTGCGCAACCGCGGCAACGGGCCGCTGTCGTGGTCGATTGACCGTAGACTCCTCGGCGATGCCAACGCCGGGCCGTGGGACTTGCGACGTTCCTACCGGATAGGCCAGTTGCTCGACGACGACCGGATTGAAGGCGTCGTCTTCACCGGTGAAGAGTTCATCGTCGCCGGGGCCGCCAATGGACTGCGCGGCGACCGTCCCAACATGGTCTATGTTCTTGACCGCGAAGGCGAACTGATCGATACATTCCGCCAGGCGGGGGCATCGCAGTATGGCTATCGCGACCTCGCCTGGGACGGAGAAACGGTTTGGGCATCAGGGGAAGCGACAGTCTTTGGATTCACACCTCAAGGCGAAGTCCAGGCACGCTGGAACGGGCCGCTCAATCCCAATACCGCCATCGCCTACGACAGCGACCTCAACTGCCTCTGGATCGGTTCGATCACCCAGAATTACTTTGCCTACGATCGGGAGGGTAACCGCCTCGGGCGGACGCTCAATCGAAGGGATCTCCGAACCTATGGCTTGACCTATTTCCCCGACGATCCTGATGGTTACGATCTCTATATCCTCTCAAATCCGGGCCCGGATACGCTCACAATCCATAAGATGGATACCGAGACCGGCGACACGATGGGCGTCGCTCGAATAATTCAACAGAATATGGGAGCCCCGGCCGGAGCGAGTATTACCAACGAGTTCGACGTCTATTCGTGGGTCTTTCTTACGATCGGCAACTTCTCGCGCGTGGCCGGCGGCGACCGGATCGACGTTTATCAGATCGACGCTCGGCGCGACTGGTTCCTGGTCGAGCCGACGACCGGCATCCTTAACGCCGGAGAAGTTCAGGACCTGACGTTGGCTCTGAGCGCCATCGGATTGCCGGTAGTCACGTTCCGGGCCGAACTCTATTTTACCCACAACGCAGCCGGCGGGCGATTCAGTCTGCCGGTAACGCTCGAGGTTACCCCCGGCGCCGGCGTGCGCGACCGTCGCGGCTTCGATCTGACAACTGGCTGGAACGCCGTTTCGCTCAACGTCGAGCCGGACGACCCTGACCTCCGCGCCCTGATGCGCCCGCTCACCGATGCTGGCGTGCTATCACTTGTCAAGGACGGCCGCGGCCGGTTTTACCGTCCCGGCAATGACTTCAACAACATTCCCGGGTGGGTCGTCTCGGAGGGCTACGAACTCTACCTAACCGAACCTGCGCGTTGGGAGGTCGAAGGCGAAGTCCTTCCGGTCGATCAGCCGGTGCCGCTGGTAGAGGGCTGGAACCTGGCGGGCTACATGCCGCGCCGTTCGGCATTGCCACAGGTGGCTTTGGCAGGTATCGCCGAGCAACTTATCATCGCCAAGGATGCGTCCGGGAGGTTCTATCTGCCGGAGTTTGACTTCTCCAATATGGAACCGCTTCGCGAAGGCCAGGCTTACCGCTACAAGATGACCGCCGCAGCCGAACTGGTATATCAGGTAGGTGGCGGTCGCAATGCCGCTCAGCCGCCTTCCATGGCGCTGCAGCACTTCTCTGGACTTCCCGATCGATCGGGCGGTCCCGATATGAGCCTGCTCTTGCTTGGCGACGATGGGTGGGACGGGTATGAAGCCGCTCTCTTTGGATCGGGAGGCAATCTCGTCGGTGCCGGACGGTTCGACAGATCGGGTCGCTGTGGAGTTGCCATCTTGGGAGACGATCCCGAAACAGCGTCGATTGAAGGCGCTCGTCCCGGTGAGTCCTTCACCATTCGCCTTTGGAATGGAGCCGTTGAATCCGATGCCTCTATCACTGTTGTCAAGGGCGGGGCACACTGGCAGGCGGATGGCCTTGCAGTACTGCGGGTTGCTGGTGCTTCCGAAGCCCTTCCGGTTGAGTTTGGCATTGCCGGCGCCTTCCCCAATCCCTTCAACGGGACAGCGCAACTCGTTTGGGGGCTTGACCAATCCGGGCCGGTGAGGATGGCGATTTACGACCTGGCCGGTCGGGAGGTTGCCCGCCTGGCGGAAGGCACTTACACGGCCGGTCTGCAACGGATGGCTTGGACAGCTGGTTCGCTTCCCGCCGGACTCTACTTCGCTCGACTCGAATCGGTGGGACGAAGTTCGACGCGCAAACTTATGCTAA from Calditrichota bacterium includes these protein-coding regions:
- a CDS encoding T9SS type A sorting domain-containing protein, translated to MTLSTAPLALSIQLHYIEKLRTANLGRTLMRMAGLLTLTLLTVVSVHAAADLPVSGDIAQVKESFAGTTTLAFDLDRIAPEMVTVSGETRSVVAIPGEGTTYDRGMPMLPMVSRFVVVPVEGDIELVVRSEIPQRIAADAPPALCDDEVLTLAEHPRTGIYPERFVEMSDPVIIRGVRLVKVTVFPVQYDFDRQEYILHGPIETDVRSPIGLTPSPETQPIVIREGSDFAKYIRELAINGGVVIRRDDAGDPPQKAGHYLVVAHESALLWHLPFIEWRRKAGYRMDIRLVTTQMAGSPERIRDSIRVDFNRALPDPFDQVLIIGDRTTYDNRTAGPQHVITPFTGASIWGAGGPHADYDFGLMDNDRYADVSVSRFPSGSQQIANLVVGRTLAYEANPVVNNPAWLRRGMVYSQHWGNSATSAWHITIHTNVRWGEELLKRLNFNDITFYELYDWDQMGQQIGPVMRDKLNQGLNLLIGRAENYFWRDNFNGVNNNTVFPIKINLSGHGEWSAYNMFRTGDGNNLKGPVAQTFGWGGPPTAPNSYAWMEMVNATVLKDMTLGWGRMLAVTKVERYFQNINYLGRQLYDHQKTDIDIFGDPGIRPWLGVPMQVNVTHTTTINPDTRQVVVTVRNAQGGAAVEGAQVTLYAPGSLPQNNPADYANYRNMVMKTMPSDAEGVVRFIFGEGHRFTVNTPVYLTVTGRNIKPAFDQINVTIPAVTIDLAGYAIENVEGNGDEFPNPGETLDLLITARNNGNRDAVNDLIATVATTSPYVEIEAGDPLTFGNLAAGRTAEANRPIRLAIDPDCPDATSRRPTVPKLIVNFRSGQTTWESAIELAVRAPNFNLRQVVNGIEVGYNATQLTLELQNDGLQASSPMNAELFARGLGVTVINNRSAWPAVGAGQFRRQTGNAFSVIGNRLAVPGSLTPMLLVLRSDNGFVDSVLFNLQTSRPRANAPQGPDEYGYICFDDTDTDWDIAPRYSWIEISMREQNRNFNGTSLNFNGQVQYDIGESRVVRLPFQTQFYGRVYDTITVGSNGFIAMGNQPRITNFQNWPMDQAIGGGMGMIAPLWDDFRLDNNSAVYTYFDEQNHRFIVEWYKMKLSTLGNPVLTFQVILLDRRVWVTETGDPNIIFQYKEFTADRNIRDGDQEWVTNIPYASVGISSPDGRTGINYVYNNAYPVTSAQLAVRRALLFSTAPRFRAGTLYGRVLDAATGRPVQDVEVFTQHGFYTRTDANGRYRIADALAEVSFNLTARIAGYNDSTRVNLVLEENDSLETNFGMLHPEFELNVQRLETVLQAGTSREMPFTLRNRGNGPLSWSIDRRLLGDANAGPWDLRRSYRIGQLLDDDRIEGVVFTGEEFIVAGAANGLRGDRPNMVYVLDREGELIDTFRQAGASQYGYRDLAWDGETVWASGEATVFGFTPQGEVQARWNGPLNPNTAIAYDSDLNCLWIGSITQNYFAYDREGNRLGRTLNRRDLRTYGLTYFPDDPDGYDLYILSNPGPDTLTIHKMDTETGDTMGVARIIQQNMGAPAGASITNEFDVYSWVFLTIGNFSRVAGGDRIDVYQIDARRDWFLVEPTTGILNAGEVQDLTLALSAIGLPVVTFRAELYFTHNAAGGRFSLPVTLEVTPGAGVRDRRGFDLTTGWNAVSLNVEPDDPDLRALMRPLTDAGVLSLVKDGRGRFYRPGNDFNNIPGWVVSEGYELYLTEPARWEVEGEVLPVDQPVPLVEGWNLAGYMPRRSALPQVALAGIAEQLIIAKDASGRFYLPEFDFSNMEPLREGQAYRYKMTAAAELVYQVGGGRNAAQPPSMALQHFSGLPDRSGGPDMSLLLLGDDGWDGYEAALFGSGGNLVGAGRFDRSGRCGVAILGDDPETASIEGARPGESFTIRLWNGAVESDASITVVKGGAHWQADGLAVLRVAGASEALPVEFGIAGAFPNPFNGTAQLVWGLDQSGPVRMAIYDLAGREVARLAEGTYTAGLQRMAWTAGSLPAGLYFARLESVGRSSTRKLMLIK